The following proteins come from a genomic window of Girardinichthys multiradiatus isolate DD_20200921_A chromosome 8, DD_fGirMul_XY1, whole genome shotgun sequence:
- the arvcfa gene encoding armadillo repeat protein deleted in velo-cardio-facial syndrome isoform X2, with protein sequence MPAEVKEEQSLEGPTPLSMSQEAKEATNENPTTADELDTPTSIASVMTSTNESSTETDTPQQTDSEESKAVEQEGEKALSETQEEIKEENVLPSDVHDLTLAQEVKDNTSTEKPIPKVNAEPSEFVPSSTTSDTTTAQPQPVLQPGEPHPVKADSQNRVYSRPDAFRGIGGDICTGYGSLSRFSLHGYLPTKNFQPGAHYTLPFLRDSYPSTGLSNQMEENRENPLDVKADIPAASYHTLGIHQFRPITTMELLREPSRTRSGYDDAFMAQLEGNLNPFFQAMCRAQTLQIPHKRSSMISLDSIRRDPRWRDPNLHEVISMLRHPMDPVKSNAAAYLQHLCYENDLIKQEVRQLNGVPILVELLDHPKAEVHRKACGALRNISYGKDHNNKMAIKSCDGIQALVRLLRKSSSLEVKELATGTLWNLSSHEPLKMTIINQGLQTLTDEIIIPHSGWRRRDSVDASKPLSAEWTTVFKNTTGCLRNVSSDGAEARQRLRESEGLVAALLHALQSAVINKDADNKSVENCVCILRNLSYHVHKEIPGAERFQEPHAVHLMRTVGHQKKNEPECCAGKRPKGWKNGFMERKYSTLDLPKCAELIKGLDLLYQPEVVRLYLSLLTCSHNHNTLEAAAGALQNLAAGHWAWSSYIRATVRKEKGLPVLVELLRSDVDKVVRAVAIALRNLAIDRRNKDLIGNYALRDLVANLPCGQQHPVKNLEGDTVVSVLNTIYEIITDNPENARVFIQGHAVQKLVAINKSSQSARETKAASHVLQTIWAYKELRHTLTKAGWNKSHFKPTASGVTKKPKNGKQNSDDITLPLMEKNEDVYSTLESNDRVGDGKGPVVERDALQAISERKHFIRAGRPAVGLMDNKPPPLDSWV encoded by the exons ATGCCTGCTGAAGTGAAAGAG GAGCAGAGTTTGGAGGGTCCAACTCCACTGTCAATGTCCCAGGAGGCTAAGGAGGCAACCAATGAAAACCCGACGACGGCTGATGAACTGGACACGCCCACTTCCATTGCTTCGGTGATGACCTCAACTAATGAAAGCTCCACAGAAACTGACACTCCACAGCAGACTGACTCTGAG GAGTCCAAAGCTGTGGAACAAGAGGGTGAAAAGGCTCTGAGTGAGACCCAAGAGGAGATTAAAGAGGAGAATGTCCTCCCATCAGATGTTCATGATCTCACATTGGCTCAGGAGGTTAAAGACAACACATCTACTGAGAAACCCATTCCCAAAGTGAATGCTGAGCCCTCTGAATTTGTTCCAAGCTCAACAACCAGCGACACAACCACAGCTCAACCCCAGCCAGTGCTGCAGCCTGGTGAGCCTCATCCTGTAAAAGCAGATAGCCAGAACAGAGTCTATAGCCGCCCTGATGCCTTCAGGGGCATCGGAGGTGACATCTGCACGGGATATGGAAGCCTTTCTCGTTTCAGCCTCCACGGCTACTTGCCCACTAAAAACTTCCAGCCTGGCGCTCACTACACTTTACCATTCCTGAGGGACAGCTACCCCTCCACAGGCCTCAGCAACCAAAtggaagaaaacagagaaaatccTCTGGATGTAAAGGCTGACATCCCAGCTGCCAGTTACCATACACTGGGAATCCATCAGTTTAGGCCAATTACCACAATGGAACTTCTTCGAGAGCCTTCAAGAACCAG AAGTGGCTATGATGATGCTTTTATGGCCCAGTTGGAGGGGAACCTGAATCCTTTCTTCCAGGCCATGTGCCGAGCACAGACCTTGCAGATACCCCACAAACGCAGCAGCATGATAAGCCTGGACAGCATCCGAAGAGACCCACGCTGGAGAGACCCCAACCTGCACGAGGTGATCTCAATGCTCAGGCACCCAATGGACCCTGTCAAGTCCAATGCAGCTGCCTATCTGCAGCACCTGTGTTACGAAAACGACCTGATCAAGCAGGAGGTTCGGCAGCTGAACGGGGTGCCGATTCTGGTGGAGCTGTTGGACCATCCCAAGGCTGAAGTCCATCGCAAGGCCTGCGGTGCTTTGCGCAACATATCGTATGGAAAAGACCACAACAACAAAATGGCCATCAAGAGCTGTGATGGCATCCAAGCTTTAGTTAGACTGCTGAGGAAGTCCAGCAGCTTGGAAGTCAAAGAGTTAGCCACAG GCACTCTGTGGAACCTCTCATCACATGAACCACTCAAGATGACAATTATCAACCAGGGACTTCAAACTCTGACTGACGAAATCATCATTCCACACTCAGGCTGGAGGAGGAGAGACTCTGTGGATGCATCTAAACCGCTGAGTGCCGAGTGGACCACCGTCTTCAAGAACACCACTGGATGCCTGAG GAATGTCAGCTCTGACGGGGCGGAGGCTCGGCAGAGATTGAGGGAGAGTGAGGGACTGGTGGCAGCTCTCCTGCATGCCCTGCAGTCAGCGGTCATTAACAAGGACGCCGACAATAAG TCAGTGGAAAATTGCGTCTGCATCCTTCGAAACCTGTCCTATCATGTTCATAAAGAGATACCAGGAGCTGAACGATTTCAGGAGCCCCATGCTGTCCACCTGATGAGAACAGTGGGGCATCAGAAGAAGAACGAGCCAGAGTGTTGTGCAGGCAAAAGACCCAAAG GTTGGAAAAATGGATTTATGGAGAGGAAATACAGTACTCTGGACTTACCTAAATGTGCAGAACTGATAAAAG GCCTGGATCTGCTGTACCAGCCAGAGGTGGTGAGGCTTTACCTCTCTCTTCTTACCTGCAGTCACAACCACAACACCCTGGAGGCAGCCGCAGGAGCACTGCAGAACCTCGCTGCGGGACACTGGGCT TGGTCGAGCTACATTCGAGCCACtgtgagaaaagaaaaaggactgcCAGTTTTAGTGGAGCTGCTGCGCTCAGATGTTGACAAAGTCGTGAGAGCTGTGGCCATCGCTCTTCGCAACCTCGCCATTGACAGAAGGAATAAAGACTTGATCG GAAACTACGCACTGAGGGACCTTGTTGCTAACTTGCCCTGTGGGCAGCAGCACCCCGTGAAAAATCTTGAGGGAGATACAGTGGTGTCTGTTCTGAACACGATATATGAGATCATCACTGATAACCCTGAGAACGCACGAGTGTTCATACAGGGTCACGCTGTGCAGAAACTGGTGGCCATAAATAAGTCAAG CCAATCAGCACGAGAGACCAAAGCAGCTTCGCATGTACTTCAGACAATATGGGCCTACAAGGAGCTGAGGCACACCTTGACCAAGGCTGGGTGGAATAAGAGCCACTTTAAG CCGACAGCTTCAGGTGTAACTAAAAAACCCAAGAATGGAAAGCAGAACAGTGACGACATCACATTGCCTCTCATGGAGAAAAACGAAG ATGTGTATTCTACCTTAGAGTCAAATGACAGAGTTGGAGACGGAAAGGGGCCTGTTGTAGAAAGAGATGCTCTACAG GCTATAAGTGAAAGAAAACACTTCATCAGAGCTGGCAGGCCTGCAGTGGGCCTCATGGATAACAAACCTCCACCGCTGGACTCTTGGGTGTGA
- the arvcfa gene encoding armadillo repeat protein deleted in velo-cardio-facial syndrome isoform X3, producing the protein MPAEVKEEQSLEGPTPLSMSQEAKEATNENPTTADELDTPTSIASVMTSTNESSTETDTPQQTDSEESKAVEQEGEKALSETQEEIKEENVLPSDVHDLTLAQEVKDNTSTEKPIPKVNAEPSEFVPSSTTSDTTTAQPQPVLQPGEPHPVKADSQNRVYSRPDAFRGIGGDICTGYGSLSRFSLHGYLPTKNFQPGAHYTLPFLRDSYPSTGLSNQMEENRENPLDVKADIPAASYHTLGIHQFRPITTMELLREPSRTRSGYDDAFMAQLEGNLNPFFQAMCRAQTLQIPHKRSSMISLDSIRRDPRWRDPNLHEVISMLRHPMDPVKSNAAAYLQHLCYENDLIKQEVRQLNGVPILVELLDHPKAEVHRKACGALRNISYGKDHNNKMAIKSCDGIQALVRLLRKSSSLEVKELATGTLWNLSSHEPLKMTIINQGLQTLTDEIIIPHSGWRRRDSVDASKPLSAEWTTVFKNTTGCLRNVSSDGAEARQRLRESEGLVAALLHALQSAVINKDADNKSVENCVCILRNLSYHVHKEIPGAERFQEPHAVHLMRTVGHQKKNEPECCAGKRPKEEWFSQGLDLLYQPEVVRLYLSLLTCSHNHNTLEAAAGALQNLAAGHWAWSSYIRATVRKEKGLPVLVELLRSDVDKVVRAVAIALRNLAIDRRNKDLIGNYALRDLVANLPCGQQHPVKNLEGDTVVSVLNTIYEIITDNPENARVFIQGHAVQKLVAINKSSQSARETKAASHVLQTIWAYKELRHTLTKAGWNKSHFKPTASGVTKKPKNGKQNSDDITLPLMEKNEDVYSTLESNDRVGDGKGPVVERDALQAISERKHFIRAGRPAVGLMDNKPPPLDSWV; encoded by the exons ATGCCTGCTGAAGTGAAAGAG GAGCAGAGTTTGGAGGGTCCAACTCCACTGTCAATGTCCCAGGAGGCTAAGGAGGCAACCAATGAAAACCCGACGACGGCTGATGAACTGGACACGCCCACTTCCATTGCTTCGGTGATGACCTCAACTAATGAAAGCTCCACAGAAACTGACACTCCACAGCAGACTGACTCTGAG GAGTCCAAAGCTGTGGAACAAGAGGGTGAAAAGGCTCTGAGTGAGACCCAAGAGGAGATTAAAGAGGAGAATGTCCTCCCATCAGATGTTCATGATCTCACATTGGCTCAGGAGGTTAAAGACAACACATCTACTGAGAAACCCATTCCCAAAGTGAATGCTGAGCCCTCTGAATTTGTTCCAAGCTCAACAACCAGCGACACAACCACAGCTCAACCCCAGCCAGTGCTGCAGCCTGGTGAGCCTCATCCTGTAAAAGCAGATAGCCAGAACAGAGTCTATAGCCGCCCTGATGCCTTCAGGGGCATCGGAGGTGACATCTGCACGGGATATGGAAGCCTTTCTCGTTTCAGCCTCCACGGCTACTTGCCCACTAAAAACTTCCAGCCTGGCGCTCACTACACTTTACCATTCCTGAGGGACAGCTACCCCTCCACAGGCCTCAGCAACCAAAtggaagaaaacagagaaaatccTCTGGATGTAAAGGCTGACATCCCAGCTGCCAGTTACCATACACTGGGAATCCATCAGTTTAGGCCAATTACCACAATGGAACTTCTTCGAGAGCCTTCAAGAACCAG AAGTGGCTATGATGATGCTTTTATGGCCCAGTTGGAGGGGAACCTGAATCCTTTCTTCCAGGCCATGTGCCGAGCACAGACCTTGCAGATACCCCACAAACGCAGCAGCATGATAAGCCTGGACAGCATCCGAAGAGACCCACGCTGGAGAGACCCCAACCTGCACGAGGTGATCTCAATGCTCAGGCACCCAATGGACCCTGTCAAGTCCAATGCAGCTGCCTATCTGCAGCACCTGTGTTACGAAAACGACCTGATCAAGCAGGAGGTTCGGCAGCTGAACGGGGTGCCGATTCTGGTGGAGCTGTTGGACCATCCCAAGGCTGAAGTCCATCGCAAGGCCTGCGGTGCTTTGCGCAACATATCGTATGGAAAAGACCACAACAACAAAATGGCCATCAAGAGCTGTGATGGCATCCAAGCTTTAGTTAGACTGCTGAGGAAGTCCAGCAGCTTGGAAGTCAAAGAGTTAGCCACAG GCACTCTGTGGAACCTCTCATCACATGAACCACTCAAGATGACAATTATCAACCAGGGACTTCAAACTCTGACTGACGAAATCATCATTCCACACTCAGGCTGGAGGAGGAGAGACTCTGTGGATGCATCTAAACCGCTGAGTGCCGAGTGGACCACCGTCTTCAAGAACACCACTGGATGCCTGAG GAATGTCAGCTCTGACGGGGCGGAGGCTCGGCAGAGATTGAGGGAGAGTGAGGGACTGGTGGCAGCTCTCCTGCATGCCCTGCAGTCAGCGGTCATTAACAAGGACGCCGACAATAAG TCAGTGGAAAATTGCGTCTGCATCCTTCGAAACCTGTCCTATCATGTTCATAAAGAGATACCAGGAGCTGAACGATTTCAGGAGCCCCATGCTGTCCACCTGATGAGAACAGTGGGGCATCAGAAGAAGAACGAGCCAGAGTGTTGTGCAGGCAAAAGACCCAAAG AAGAGTGGTTCAGTCAAG GCCTGGATCTGCTGTACCAGCCAGAGGTGGTGAGGCTTTACCTCTCTCTTCTTACCTGCAGTCACAACCACAACACCCTGGAGGCAGCCGCAGGAGCACTGCAGAACCTCGCTGCGGGACACTGGGCT TGGTCGAGCTACATTCGAGCCACtgtgagaaaagaaaaaggactgcCAGTTTTAGTGGAGCTGCTGCGCTCAGATGTTGACAAAGTCGTGAGAGCTGTGGCCATCGCTCTTCGCAACCTCGCCATTGACAGAAGGAATAAAGACTTGATCG GAAACTACGCACTGAGGGACCTTGTTGCTAACTTGCCCTGTGGGCAGCAGCACCCCGTGAAAAATCTTGAGGGAGATACAGTGGTGTCTGTTCTGAACACGATATATGAGATCATCACTGATAACCCTGAGAACGCACGAGTGTTCATACAGGGTCACGCTGTGCAGAAACTGGTGGCCATAAATAAGTCAAG CCAATCAGCACGAGAGACCAAAGCAGCTTCGCATGTACTTCAGACAATATGGGCCTACAAGGAGCTGAGGCACACCTTGACCAAGGCTGGGTGGAATAAGAGCCACTTTAAG CCGACAGCTTCAGGTGTAACTAAAAAACCCAAGAATGGAAAGCAGAACAGTGACGACATCACATTGCCTCTCATGGAGAAAAACGAAG ATGTGTATTCTACCTTAGAGTCAAATGACAGAGTTGGAGACGGAAAGGGGCCTGTTGTAGAAAGAGATGCTCTACAG GCTATAAGTGAAAGAAAACACTTCATCAGAGCTGGCAGGCCTGCAGTGGGCCTCATGGATAACAAACCTCCACCGCTGGACTCTTGGGTGTGA
- the arvcfa gene encoding armadillo repeat protein deleted in velo-cardio-facial syndrome isoform X4, with the protein MPAEVKEEQSLEGPTPLSMSQEAKEATNENPTTADELDTPTSIASVMTSTNESSTETDTPQQTDSEESKAVEQEGEKALSETQEEIKEENVLPSDVHDLTLAQEVKDNTSTEKPIPKVNAEPSEFVPSSTTSDTTTAQPQPVLQPGEPHPVKADSQNRVYSRPDAFRGIGGDICTGYGSLSRFSLHGYLPTKNFQPGAHYTLPFLRDSYPSTGLSNQMEENRENPLDVKADIPAASYHTLGIHQFRPITTMELLREPSRTRSGYDDAFMAQLEGNLNPFFQAMCRAQTLQIPHKRSSMISLDSIRRDPRWRDPNLHEVISMLRHPMDPVKSNAAAYLQHLCYENDLIKQEVRQLNGVPILVELLDHPKAEVHRKACGALRNISYGKDHNNKMAIKSCDGIQALVRLLRKSSSLEVKELATGTLWNLSSHEPLKMTIINQGLQTLTDEIIIPHSGWRRRDSVDASKPLSAEWTTVFKNTTGCLRNVSSDGAEARQRLRESEGLVAALLHALQSAVINKDADNKSVENCVCILRNLSYHVHKEIPGAERFQEPHAVHLMRTVGHQKKNEPECCAGKRPKGLDLLYQPEVVRLYLSLLTCSHNHNTLEAAAGALQNLAAGHWAWSSYIRATVRKEKGLPVLVELLRSDVDKVVRAVAIALRNLAIDRRNKDLIGNYALRDLVANLPCGQQHPVKNLEGDTVVSVLNTIYEIITDNPENARVFIQGHAVQKLVAINKSSQSARETKAASHVLQTIWAYKELRHTLTKAGWNKSHFKPTASGVTKKPKNGKQNSDDITLPLMEKNEDVYSTLESNDRVGDGKGPVVERDALQAISERKHFIRAGRPAVGLMDNKPPPLDSWV; encoded by the exons ATGCCTGCTGAAGTGAAAGAG GAGCAGAGTTTGGAGGGTCCAACTCCACTGTCAATGTCCCAGGAGGCTAAGGAGGCAACCAATGAAAACCCGACGACGGCTGATGAACTGGACACGCCCACTTCCATTGCTTCGGTGATGACCTCAACTAATGAAAGCTCCACAGAAACTGACACTCCACAGCAGACTGACTCTGAG GAGTCCAAAGCTGTGGAACAAGAGGGTGAAAAGGCTCTGAGTGAGACCCAAGAGGAGATTAAAGAGGAGAATGTCCTCCCATCAGATGTTCATGATCTCACATTGGCTCAGGAGGTTAAAGACAACACATCTACTGAGAAACCCATTCCCAAAGTGAATGCTGAGCCCTCTGAATTTGTTCCAAGCTCAACAACCAGCGACACAACCACAGCTCAACCCCAGCCAGTGCTGCAGCCTGGTGAGCCTCATCCTGTAAAAGCAGATAGCCAGAACAGAGTCTATAGCCGCCCTGATGCCTTCAGGGGCATCGGAGGTGACATCTGCACGGGATATGGAAGCCTTTCTCGTTTCAGCCTCCACGGCTACTTGCCCACTAAAAACTTCCAGCCTGGCGCTCACTACACTTTACCATTCCTGAGGGACAGCTACCCCTCCACAGGCCTCAGCAACCAAAtggaagaaaacagagaaaatccTCTGGATGTAAAGGCTGACATCCCAGCTGCCAGTTACCATACACTGGGAATCCATCAGTTTAGGCCAATTACCACAATGGAACTTCTTCGAGAGCCTTCAAGAACCAG AAGTGGCTATGATGATGCTTTTATGGCCCAGTTGGAGGGGAACCTGAATCCTTTCTTCCAGGCCATGTGCCGAGCACAGACCTTGCAGATACCCCACAAACGCAGCAGCATGATAAGCCTGGACAGCATCCGAAGAGACCCACGCTGGAGAGACCCCAACCTGCACGAGGTGATCTCAATGCTCAGGCACCCAATGGACCCTGTCAAGTCCAATGCAGCTGCCTATCTGCAGCACCTGTGTTACGAAAACGACCTGATCAAGCAGGAGGTTCGGCAGCTGAACGGGGTGCCGATTCTGGTGGAGCTGTTGGACCATCCCAAGGCTGAAGTCCATCGCAAGGCCTGCGGTGCTTTGCGCAACATATCGTATGGAAAAGACCACAACAACAAAATGGCCATCAAGAGCTGTGATGGCATCCAAGCTTTAGTTAGACTGCTGAGGAAGTCCAGCAGCTTGGAAGTCAAAGAGTTAGCCACAG GCACTCTGTGGAACCTCTCATCACATGAACCACTCAAGATGACAATTATCAACCAGGGACTTCAAACTCTGACTGACGAAATCATCATTCCACACTCAGGCTGGAGGAGGAGAGACTCTGTGGATGCATCTAAACCGCTGAGTGCCGAGTGGACCACCGTCTTCAAGAACACCACTGGATGCCTGAG GAATGTCAGCTCTGACGGGGCGGAGGCTCGGCAGAGATTGAGGGAGAGTGAGGGACTGGTGGCAGCTCTCCTGCATGCCCTGCAGTCAGCGGTCATTAACAAGGACGCCGACAATAAG TCAGTGGAAAATTGCGTCTGCATCCTTCGAAACCTGTCCTATCATGTTCATAAAGAGATACCAGGAGCTGAACGATTTCAGGAGCCCCATGCTGTCCACCTGATGAGAACAGTGGGGCATCAGAAGAAGAACGAGCCAGAGTGTTGTGCAGGCAAAAGACCCAAAG GCCTGGATCTGCTGTACCAGCCAGAGGTGGTGAGGCTTTACCTCTCTCTTCTTACCTGCAGTCACAACCACAACACCCTGGAGGCAGCCGCAGGAGCACTGCAGAACCTCGCTGCGGGACACTGGGCT TGGTCGAGCTACATTCGAGCCACtgtgagaaaagaaaaaggactgcCAGTTTTAGTGGAGCTGCTGCGCTCAGATGTTGACAAAGTCGTGAGAGCTGTGGCCATCGCTCTTCGCAACCTCGCCATTGACAGAAGGAATAAAGACTTGATCG GAAACTACGCACTGAGGGACCTTGTTGCTAACTTGCCCTGTGGGCAGCAGCACCCCGTGAAAAATCTTGAGGGAGATACAGTGGTGTCTGTTCTGAACACGATATATGAGATCATCACTGATAACCCTGAGAACGCACGAGTGTTCATACAGGGTCACGCTGTGCAGAAACTGGTGGCCATAAATAAGTCAAG CCAATCAGCACGAGAGACCAAAGCAGCTTCGCATGTACTTCAGACAATATGGGCCTACAAGGAGCTGAGGCACACCTTGACCAAGGCTGGGTGGAATAAGAGCCACTTTAAG CCGACAGCTTCAGGTGTAACTAAAAAACCCAAGAATGGAAAGCAGAACAGTGACGACATCACATTGCCTCTCATGGAGAAAAACGAAG ATGTGTATTCTACCTTAGAGTCAAATGACAGAGTTGGAGACGGAAAGGGGCCTGTTGTAGAAAGAGATGCTCTACAG GCTATAAGTGAAAGAAAACACTTCATCAGAGCTGGCAGGCCTGCAGTGGGCCTCATGGATAACAAACCTCCACCGCTGGACTCTTGGGTGTGA
- the arvcfa gene encoding armadillo repeat protein deleted in velo-cardio-facial syndrome isoform X1, with amino-acid sequence MPAEVKEEQSLEGPTPLSMSQEAKEATNENPTTADELDTPTSIASVMTSTNESSTETDTPQQTDSEESKAVEQEGEKALSETQEEIKEENVLPSDVHDLTLAQEVKDNTSTEKPIPKVNAEPSEFVPSSTTSDTTTAQPQPVLQPGEPHPVKADSQNRVYSRPDAFRGIGGDICTGYGSLSRFSLHGYLPTKNFQPGAHYTLPFLRDSYPSTGLSNQMEENRENPLDVKADIPAASYHTLGIHQFRPITTMELLREPSRTRSGYDDAFMAQLEGNLNPFFQAMCRAQTLQIPHKRSSMISLDSIRRDPRWRDPNLHEVISMLRHPMDPVKSNAAAYLQHLCYENDLIKQEVRQLNGVPILVELLDHPKAEVHRKACGALRNISYGKDHNNKMAIKSCDGIQALVRLLRKSSSLEVKELATGTLWNLSSHEPLKMTIINQGLQTLTDEIIIPHSGWRRRDSVDASKPLSAEWTTVFKNTTGCLRNVSSDGAEARQRLRESEGLVAALLHALQSAVINKDADNKSVENCVCILRNLSYHVHKEIPGAERFQEPHAVHLMRTVGHQKKNEPECCAGKRPKEEWFSQGWKNGFMERKYSTLDLPKCAELIKGLDLLYQPEVVRLYLSLLTCSHNHNTLEAAAGALQNLAAGHWAWSSYIRATVRKEKGLPVLVELLRSDVDKVVRAVAIALRNLAIDRRNKDLIGNYALRDLVANLPCGQQHPVKNLEGDTVVSVLNTIYEIITDNPENARVFIQGHAVQKLVAINKSSQSARETKAASHVLQTIWAYKELRHTLTKAGWNKSHFKPTASGVTKKPKNGKQNSDDITLPLMEKNEDVYSTLESNDRVGDGKGPVVERDALQAISERKHFIRAGRPAVGLMDNKPPPLDSWV; translated from the exons ATGCCTGCTGAAGTGAAAGAG GAGCAGAGTTTGGAGGGTCCAACTCCACTGTCAATGTCCCAGGAGGCTAAGGAGGCAACCAATGAAAACCCGACGACGGCTGATGAACTGGACACGCCCACTTCCATTGCTTCGGTGATGACCTCAACTAATGAAAGCTCCACAGAAACTGACACTCCACAGCAGACTGACTCTGAG GAGTCCAAAGCTGTGGAACAAGAGGGTGAAAAGGCTCTGAGTGAGACCCAAGAGGAGATTAAAGAGGAGAATGTCCTCCCATCAGATGTTCATGATCTCACATTGGCTCAGGAGGTTAAAGACAACACATCTACTGAGAAACCCATTCCCAAAGTGAATGCTGAGCCCTCTGAATTTGTTCCAAGCTCAACAACCAGCGACACAACCACAGCTCAACCCCAGCCAGTGCTGCAGCCTGGTGAGCCTCATCCTGTAAAAGCAGATAGCCAGAACAGAGTCTATAGCCGCCCTGATGCCTTCAGGGGCATCGGAGGTGACATCTGCACGGGATATGGAAGCCTTTCTCGTTTCAGCCTCCACGGCTACTTGCCCACTAAAAACTTCCAGCCTGGCGCTCACTACACTTTACCATTCCTGAGGGACAGCTACCCCTCCACAGGCCTCAGCAACCAAAtggaagaaaacagagaaaatccTCTGGATGTAAAGGCTGACATCCCAGCTGCCAGTTACCATACACTGGGAATCCATCAGTTTAGGCCAATTACCACAATGGAACTTCTTCGAGAGCCTTCAAGAACCAG AAGTGGCTATGATGATGCTTTTATGGCCCAGTTGGAGGGGAACCTGAATCCTTTCTTCCAGGCCATGTGCCGAGCACAGACCTTGCAGATACCCCACAAACGCAGCAGCATGATAAGCCTGGACAGCATCCGAAGAGACCCACGCTGGAGAGACCCCAACCTGCACGAGGTGATCTCAATGCTCAGGCACCCAATGGACCCTGTCAAGTCCAATGCAGCTGCCTATCTGCAGCACCTGTGTTACGAAAACGACCTGATCAAGCAGGAGGTTCGGCAGCTGAACGGGGTGCCGATTCTGGTGGAGCTGTTGGACCATCCCAAGGCTGAAGTCCATCGCAAGGCCTGCGGTGCTTTGCGCAACATATCGTATGGAAAAGACCACAACAACAAAATGGCCATCAAGAGCTGTGATGGCATCCAAGCTTTAGTTAGACTGCTGAGGAAGTCCAGCAGCTTGGAAGTCAAAGAGTTAGCCACAG GCACTCTGTGGAACCTCTCATCACATGAACCACTCAAGATGACAATTATCAACCAGGGACTTCAAACTCTGACTGACGAAATCATCATTCCACACTCAGGCTGGAGGAGGAGAGACTCTGTGGATGCATCTAAACCGCTGAGTGCCGAGTGGACCACCGTCTTCAAGAACACCACTGGATGCCTGAG GAATGTCAGCTCTGACGGGGCGGAGGCTCGGCAGAGATTGAGGGAGAGTGAGGGACTGGTGGCAGCTCTCCTGCATGCCCTGCAGTCAGCGGTCATTAACAAGGACGCCGACAATAAG TCAGTGGAAAATTGCGTCTGCATCCTTCGAAACCTGTCCTATCATGTTCATAAAGAGATACCAGGAGCTGAACGATTTCAGGAGCCCCATGCTGTCCACCTGATGAGAACAGTGGGGCATCAGAAGAAGAACGAGCCAGAGTGTTGTGCAGGCAAAAGACCCAAAG AAGAGTGGTTCAGTCAAG GTTGGAAAAATGGATTTATGGAGAGGAAATACAGTACTCTGGACTTACCTAAATGTGCAGAACTGATAAAAG GCCTGGATCTGCTGTACCAGCCAGAGGTGGTGAGGCTTTACCTCTCTCTTCTTACCTGCAGTCACAACCACAACACCCTGGAGGCAGCCGCAGGAGCACTGCAGAACCTCGCTGCGGGACACTGGGCT TGGTCGAGCTACATTCGAGCCACtgtgagaaaagaaaaaggactgcCAGTTTTAGTGGAGCTGCTGCGCTCAGATGTTGACAAAGTCGTGAGAGCTGTGGCCATCGCTCTTCGCAACCTCGCCATTGACAGAAGGAATAAAGACTTGATCG GAAACTACGCACTGAGGGACCTTGTTGCTAACTTGCCCTGTGGGCAGCAGCACCCCGTGAAAAATCTTGAGGGAGATACAGTGGTGTCTGTTCTGAACACGATATATGAGATCATCACTGATAACCCTGAGAACGCACGAGTGTTCATACAGGGTCACGCTGTGCAGAAACTGGTGGCCATAAATAAGTCAAG CCAATCAGCACGAGAGACCAAAGCAGCTTCGCATGTACTTCAGACAATATGGGCCTACAAGGAGCTGAGGCACACCTTGACCAAGGCTGGGTGGAATAAGAGCCACTTTAAG CCGACAGCTTCAGGTGTAACTAAAAAACCCAAGAATGGAAAGCAGAACAGTGACGACATCACATTGCCTCTCATGGAGAAAAACGAAG ATGTGTATTCTACCTTAGAGTCAAATGACAGAGTTGGAGACGGAAAGGGGCCTGTTGTAGAAAGAGATGCTCTACAG GCTATAAGTGAAAGAAAACACTTCATCAGAGCTGGCAGGCCTGCAGTGGGCCTCATGGATAACAAACCTCCACCGCTGGACTCTTGGGTGTGA